In the genome of Bubalus kerabau isolate K-KA32 ecotype Philippines breed swamp buffalo chromosome 8, PCC_UOA_SB_1v2, whole genome shotgun sequence, one region contains:
- the LOC129658361 gene encoding hyaluronidase-4-like translates to MCNPWVAWLGVLLFLTVFTHSALKPAMPPVITKRPFNIFWAAPTMQCQHFFNVDLNLQLFNIISNPLETQSGSTIAIIYPNELGYYPYFSPEGKSFNGGLPQNMSLPIHLRKIADDIAKVFPWWRSEGLVIIDWESWKPQWDRNWGNRVIYKNHSLDFTRNHHPDWSEMKVRTVAQKEFETAGKSIMNATLTLALEMRPKCLWGFYLYPDCYNYDYRINPQTYTGKCPSDEIFRNDQLQWLWEKSRALYTSVYLDKILKSSLNALKFVHYRVREAMRIAEMAKDDYVLPVFIFSRPFYLNSIEALSQEDLVHTIGESAALGASGVILWGGYDYSDSKETCLSVQKFIQGPLGHYAVNVTTAAKLCSQSLCNNNGRCIRKTSESSSYLHMPGSSSKKYGLRKSLRVIISPANKLKTIKGMKDGFVCHCYHGWHGESCQQLSSDVLRGKNKACIANFKLSVFLSMTLSVILFIFLPP, encoded by the exons ATGTGTAACCCCTGGGTGGCATGGTTAGGAGTGCTGCTGTTCTTGACGGTGTTCACTCATTCAGCCCTCAAGCCAGCAATGCCTCCAGTGATCACGAAAAGACCTTTCAACATTTTCTGGGCTGCCCCAACAATGCAGTGCCAGCATTTCTTCAATGTGGATCTGAATCTTcagttatttaatattatttcaaatCCTTTGGAGACTCAGAGTGGATCGACAATTGCCATAATTTATCCAAATGAATTAGGGTATTATCCTTATTTCTCTCCAGAGGGAAAATCCTTTAATGGAGGGTTACCACAGAATATGAGCCTTCCTATACACCTGAGGAAGATCGCTGATGACATTGCAAAAGTTTTTCCTTGGTGGAGGTCAGAAGGTCTTGTTATCATTGACTGGGAAAGCTGGAAGCCACAATGGGACAGAAATTGGGGCAATAGAGTAATATATAAAAACCACTCTTTAGACTTTACTAGAAACCACCATCCTGATTGGTCAGAAATGAAAGTGAGAACAGTTGCCCAAAAGGAATTTGAAACTGCTGGAAAGAGTATTATGAATGCTACTCTCACACTGGCTTTAGAAATGAGACCAAAATGTTTATGGGGCTTTTATCTCTATCCAGACTGCTACAATTATGATTATAGGATAAATCCACAGACCTACACAGGTAAATGCCCGAGTGACGAAATTTTCCGCAATGACCAGCTTCAGTGGCTATGGGAAAAAAGCAGAGCACTTTATACTTCAGTGTATTTGGATAAAATATTGAAGTCAAGTTTAAATGCTTTGAAATTTGTTCATTATCGAGTTAGAGAAGCTATGAGAATTGCTGAAATGGCTAAAGATGACTATGTTttaccagtttttattttttccagaccATTTTATTTGAATAGTATTGAAGCTTTGTcacag GAGGACTTAGTGCATACAATTGGTGAGAGTGCAGCATTGGGGGCATCAGGAGTAATATTGTGGGGAGGATATGACTATTCTGATTCAAAG GAGACCTGCTTGTCTGTGCAAAAATTTATTCAAGGGCCATTGGGCCATTATGCTGTTAATGTGACAACTGCAGCCAAACTCTGCAGTCAAAGTCTATGTAACAATAACGGAAGATGTATTCGGAAAACATCTGAATCCTCCTCCTATCTGCATATGCCAGGAAGTAGCAGTAAGAAATATGGCCTACGCAAGAGCTTGAGAGTCATCATTTCCCCAGCCAATAAACTGAAGACAATAAAGGGCATGAAGGATGGGTTTGTGTGTCACTGCTATCATGGCTGGCATGGAGAGTCTTGCCAGCAACTTTCTTCAGATGTCCTGAGAGGGAAGAATAAGGCCTGTATTGCTAACTTTAAATTATCAGTTTTTCTCAGCATGACCTTATCTGtgattctcttcatttttctacCCCCATGA